CAATACCTCTGGTCGCTGGGGTGATACAAAAATAGGAGCTCCTTATGAGATGCAACTTAGTAGAGACCGTGTAACCGATGAAAATAGCGAAGTGAGAATCCTTGCCGAAAATCACCCAATCATGAATTTCCCAAATAAGCTCACTCAAAAGGACTTTGAAGGCTGGACGCAAGAACGTGGCCTTTATTTTCCAAACAAGTGGGATGCTGCCTACACTCCTATTCTCTCCATGAATGATAAAGGAGAAACGGCAAAGGATGGTAGTTTGCTAGTCGCTCCATACGGTGACGGATATTACATGTATACAGGCTTGAGCTTTTTTAGAGAACTGCCTGCAGGAGTTTCTGGAGCTTATAAATTATTTGCAAATATGCTAAGTATAGGAAAGCAAGAAAAGAGCGAGATAAAGCAATGAAAAATGTATCCAAATACCCATGGAAAAAAAAGTACACCATAGTACTGCTGGTTAATCTAGCTTACATTATCGTGTTTTATCTATTAATGACCTCATTCTCTTAATATGGAAATAATAGACTGGGCAGTACTAGCATTTACGCTCATTTTTATAGTTGTTTATGGAACCTATAAAACACAAGGAAGCAAGAACGCAGAAGAATATATAAGAGGTGGTAATACCTCAAAATGGTGGACGGTAGGCCTTTCTGTAATGGCTACACAAGCAAGTGCCATCACTTTTTTATCTACCACAGGTCAAGGATTTTATGACGGTATGGGATTTGTCCAGTTTTATTTTGGGCTTCCCATTGCGATGATTGTGATTTGCTTGGTGTTTATACCTATCTACCACAGACTAAAGGTTTTTACAGCCTATGAATATCTTGAAAGTCGTTTTGATTTAAAAACGAGATCACTCGCAGCTATTTTATTTTTAATACAGCGTAGTCTCGCTGCAGGGATTACTATTTATGCACCAGCTATTATTCTCTCGGCAGTATTGGGTTGGGATCTCACTATGCTCAATATTATTATAGGGATTGTAGTGATTATCTATACCGTTTCTGGTGGTACAAAAGCAGTTAGCATTACTCAGAAGCAGCAAATGGCGGTGATTTTTGCCGGTATGGCAATTGCCTTTTACCTCATTCTTGATAAACTACCGGAGGACATCAGTTTTACAGATGCCTTGAGTATCGCAGGTGCTGGAGAAAAAATGAATCTGTTAGATTTCTCTTTTGATTTAAGCAATAGATACACGGTGTGGACAGGCTTATTAGGAGGAACTTTTTTAATGCTTTCCTACTTTGGTACAGATCAAAGTCAGGTGCAACGCTACCTTTCTGGAAAGAATGTAAAGGAAATGCAAATGGGTCTTCTCTTTAACGGAGCCTTAAAAATCCCGATGCAGTTCTTTATTCTTCTTGTGGGAGTGATGGTTTTTGTTTTTTATCAGTTTAATAGTGCACCGTTACACTTTAATCCTGCCGCTACCGAAGCCGTGAAAACGTCAATCTATGCAAGCGAATTTGAATCACTAGAACAACAACTCGCTCAAAACCAAAACAACCAGAAAGAAGCTGCCTTTAATTATGCTAAAGATCCTACACTCGATATTTATGAAGAGAATGGAGCTCAAAAATCTTTAATAGATAAATACGAAGGTATTGACAAGGAAATAAGATCTGTAGGTAAAGTGCTCATTGCAAAAGCAGCTCCAGATGTAGAAAATAATGACAAAGATTACGTCTTTATCCACTTTATACTCAACAACCTTCCCAACGGACTAATAGGCCTCTTACTTGCTGTAATACTGAGCGCTGCAATGTCATCTACTGCGTCAGAACTTAATGCGCTAGGCGCTACTACCGCTGTAGATCTTTATAAACGTAATTATAAAGGAACTATGACAGACAGACATTACGTGCGCAGCACAAAAGGTTTTACACTCATGTGGGGTGTGCTCGCCATAATTGTGGCTTGTACGGCAAGCCTTTTTGAAAACTTAATTCAGCTGGTAAACATCATAGGGTCTATTTTTTACGGTAATATTCTAGGGATATTCTTACTTGCATTCTTTATCAAATTTGTAAAAAGTAATGCCGTGTTCATAGCAGCACTCATCACGCAAGTAATTATCATTATCGTGTACGGACTCATACATTTTGAGATTATAGAATTCCCATATCTATGGCTCAACGTGGTAGGATGCGCCCTCGTAATGGGACTAGCCATGTTACTACAAGTAAGCTTTGGAGGTTCTAAGGATGACTAATAATGGGTAATTATGCTTTCGCGAAAATGTGAAACAACTAATTAGTATCGCTATAATTAAATACGATCTACATGACTAAAGAAACTAACTGGGCAATACTAGGCTGCGGAAAGATAGCTGACAAATTTGCAAATGATGTGCAACTTACTGAAGGGGCACATCTTTATGCTGTAGCAAGTAGAAATATTGACAATGCAGCAGCTTTTAAGGATACTCATAACGCGACTATTGCATATGGTAGCTATGAGGAAATGCTTCTAGATCCTAAAGTAGATATCGTTTACATTGCTACGCCTCACATGTTTCATAAAGAGCAAACGCTTTTATGTCTCACACATAAAAAAGCAGTGCTTTGCGAGAAAGCTTTTGCAATGAATCTTGAGGAAGTTGAGGAAATGATTGCTTTCGCGAAAGCGCAACAAACCTTTTTAATGGAAGCGCTGTGGACACACTTCTTACCTCATTACCAATTTGTATTGGAAACTGTTCATAGTGGAGATTTAGGAAAAATCACAAATCTCGCTGCCAACTTTGGTTTTGACGCAGCTTATGATGTAAACGCGCGCTTGTATAATAAATCACTAGGCGGTGGTAGCTTACTAGATGTAGGTATTTACCCAGTCTTTGCTGCACTGACGCTATTAGGTTATACAGAGAATATGAGCGCTCAAGCCCTACTCGGGCCAACTGGTGTAGATCATCACTGCTCCATGAAATTAGAATATCCTAATCAAGTAGAAGCAAATTTATTTTCGGCTATTGATGAAAAAACAGACACTACTTGTCACATCACTCTAGAACATGGCGAAATACTCATAAACAGTCGTTTCCATGAGCCAACTAATGTTACCATAACTAAAGATGGTGCTTCAAAAACATATGATTTCCCTATTCCGGAAAGTGTGAATGGATATCATTATGAGATACTGCATTGCCAGAAAATGCTTGAAAGCAATAAGACCGAGAGTGATATTATGACTTTTGATAAGAGTAAAGACCTTATTAAAATGCTAGATACCATTAGAAAAAACATTGGGTTAGTGTACTGATAAATAACTACAAACGGATTTAGATTACGAATTCTCACAGTTCAGTCATTGATTTTTACAGTTGGGTAATAGAAGATTTTTTTCGCGAAAGCGTGATGATATATTTACATCATCAACAAAAAACAATAACTATCTAATACTATCAATTATGAGAACAATTATCTTTTTATTACTCGCAGCGGTATCAACAATTTCTTTTGGACAAGAAGCAAAAGGTGTTACCATCACAGTGACGATTCCTAACTTAACAAATAATGATGGTGCAGCCTCTGCAGCATTATATAACGAGGCAACTTTTATGAAAGCTGCACCCTTAGATTCTCAAGGAGCAACGCCAGAAAACAATATGGTTACCTTAGTTTTTGAAAATGTAGCACCTGGAGATTACGGGATTATCACATTACATGATCAAAATGGAAATAACCGTATGGATTTTGAAGCAAACGGGATGCCTAAAGAGGATTATGCAACATCTGGTAGTGGTACAGGTTTTGGACCTCCTAGCTGGAATAATGCAAAATTTACCGTAGGTACAGAAGATGTACAACTAGAAATTAAAATGTAATATCACTTTCTATATATTACAAAGCCAGCAGTCATCTGCTGGCTTTTTTTGCTATAAGAAAAAACTTATAAATTGATGTTGTACATAGGTACACTCAATGATTTTCTTACTTTTGTGTTATATATTAGAACATGACTATTACTCAACTTAAATATGTGCTAGCGGTGGCAGAGCACCAAAATTTTACAAGAGCAGCTCAAAAGACATTTGTTACTCAGCCTACGCTTAGTATGCAAATACAAAAACTTGAGGATGAGCTTGATATTCTCATTTTTGACCGTAGTAAGAAGCCTATAGAGCTTACAGAAATAGGGTCAAAAATTGTACACCAAGCACGTAATATTGTAAACGAAGCAAATCGCATTACAGATATTGTAGATCAGCAAAAGGGTTATATAGGAGGTGAATTTAAGCTAGGAGTTATCCCAACAGTAATGCCTACGCTACTGCCTATGTTTCTCACTAATTTTATAAAAAAATATCCAAAGGTCAAGCTCAAGATTGAGGAACTCAACACAGATCAAATCATGGAAAAGCTTGAGGAAGGACATCTAGACGCAGCCATTGCTGCTACTCCTCTTGAAAATCCTATGATTAAAGAAAGACCTTTATATTACGAACCATTTGTTGCTTATGTTCCGCATAACCACAGACTGAGTAATAA
The genomic region above belongs to Dokdonia sp. Dokd-P16 and contains:
- a CDS encoding sodium:solute symporter, with protein sequence MEIIDWAVLAFTLIFIVVYGTYKTQGSKNAEEYIRGGNTSKWWTVGLSVMATQASAITFLSTTGQGFYDGMGFVQFYFGLPIAMIVICLVFIPIYHRLKVFTAYEYLESRFDLKTRSLAAILFLIQRSLAAGITIYAPAIILSAVLGWDLTMLNIIIGIVVIIYTVSGGTKAVSITQKQQMAVIFAGMAIAFYLILDKLPEDISFTDALSIAGAGEKMNLLDFSFDLSNRYTVWTGLLGGTFLMLSYFGTDQSQVQRYLSGKNVKEMQMGLLFNGALKIPMQFFILLVGVMVFVFYQFNSAPLHFNPAATEAVKTSIYASEFESLEQQLAQNQNNQKEAAFNYAKDPTLDIYEENGAQKSLIDKYEGIDKEIRSVGKVLIAKAAPDVENNDKDYVFIHFILNNLPNGLIGLLLAVILSAAMSSTASELNALGATTAVDLYKRNYKGTMTDRHYVRSTKGFTLMWGVLAIIVACTASLFENLIQLVNIIGSIFYGNILGIFLLAFFIKFVKSNAVFIAALITQVIIIIVYGLIHFEIIEFPYLWLNVVGCALVMGLAMLLQVSFGGSKDD
- a CDS encoding Gfo/Idh/MocA family protein, with protein sequence MTKETNWAILGCGKIADKFANDVQLTEGAHLYAVASRNIDNAAAFKDTHNATIAYGSYEEMLLDPKVDIVYIATPHMFHKEQTLLCLTHKKAVLCEKAFAMNLEEVEEMIAFAKAQQTFLMEALWTHFLPHYQFVLETVHSGDLGKITNLAANFGFDAAYDVNARLYNKSLGGGSLLDVGIYPVFAALTLLGYTENMSAQALLGPTGVDHHCSMKLEYPNQVEANLFSAIDEKTDTTCHITLEHGEILINSRFHEPTNVTITKDGASKTYDFPIPESVNGYHYEILHCQKMLESNKTESDIMTFDKSKDLIKMLDTIRKNIGLVY
- a CDS encoding DUF2141 domain-containing protein, which gives rise to MRTIIFLLLAAVSTISFGQEAKGVTITVTIPNLTNNDGAASAALYNEATFMKAAPLDSQGATPENNMVTLVFENVAPGDYGIITLHDQNGNNRMDFEANGMPKEDYATSGSGTGFGPPSWNNAKFTVGTEDVQLEIKM
- a CDS encoding hydrogen peroxide-inducible genes activator, which produces MTITQLKYVLAVAEHQNFTRAAQKTFVTQPTLSMQIQKLEDELDILIFDRSKKPIELTEIGSKIVHQARNIVNEANRITDIVDQQKGYIGGEFKLGVIPTVMPTLLPMFLTNFIKKYPKVKLKIEELNTDQIMEKLEEGHLDAAIAATPLENPMIKERPLYYEPFVAYVPHNHRLSNKEILETSDLDMQDMLVLEDGHCFRDGVINLCATPRNMNNEKFSLESGSFETLVKLANEGLGMTLLPYLHTLDIPVKEQELFKSFKEPSPAREISIIYHKSELKIQIIEALRSTIAGVVKGAITFQNVQIISPISK